A stretch of the Mycobacterium shigaense genome encodes the following:
- a CDS encoding NtaA/DmoA family FMN-dependent monooxygenase (This protein belongs to a clade of FMN-dependent monooxygenases, within a broader family of flavin-dependent oxidoreductases, the luciferase-like monooxygenase (LMM) family, some of whose members use coenzyme F420 rather than FMN.): MTKPIKQIHLAAHFPGVNNTTVWSDPAAGSHIEFSSFAQFAQSAERGKFDFLFLAEGLRLREQGGEIYDLDVVGRPDTFTVLAALAAVTERIGLTGTINSTFNEPYEVARQFASLDHLSGGRAAWNVVTSWDAFTGENFRRGGFLAEDQRYERAKTFLQTAQELFDSWRGDEIVADKAAGVFLSDPRAGEFMHRDAHFDIRGRFNVPRSPQGRPVIFQAGDSDEGREFAAAAADAIFSRHSTLGAGQAFYEDVKGRLARYGRRRDELLILPAATFVIGDTDAEADEIAQQVRLAQVSPQTAIKFLEQLWNRDLSDHDPDGPLPSVDPVVGENTISRGRASVRMFRDPIAIANDWRAKAEAENLTTRELIVEVTGRQSFVGSPQTVAATINDFVQADASDGFILVPHITPGGLDPFVDRVVPLLQERGVFRADYAGSTLREHLGLAPLPTPRRPAASTEVAS, translated from the coding sequence ATAACCAAGCCCATCAAGCAGATTCATTTGGCGGCGCATTTCCCTGGCGTCAACAACACCACGGTGTGGAGCGATCCCGCCGCGGGCAGTCACATCGAGTTCAGCTCGTTCGCACAATTCGCGCAGAGCGCCGAGCGCGGCAAGTTCGACTTTTTGTTCCTCGCCGAGGGATTGCGGCTGCGCGAGCAGGGCGGCGAAATCTACGATCTGGACGTGGTCGGCCGGCCCGACACCTTCACCGTGCTGGCGGCGCTGGCCGCGGTCACCGAGCGCATCGGACTGACCGGCACCATCAACTCCACCTTCAACGAGCCCTACGAGGTGGCCCGTCAGTTCGCCTCGTTGGACCATCTGTCCGGCGGCCGGGCCGCCTGGAATGTCGTGACGTCGTGGGATGCGTTCACCGGGGAGAACTTTCGCCGCGGCGGCTTCCTGGCCGAGGACCAGCGCTACGAACGGGCGAAGACGTTCCTGCAGACCGCCCAAGAGCTGTTCGACTCCTGGCGCGGGGACGAGATCGTCGCGGACAAGGCAGCCGGAGTATTTTTGTCCGACCCACGCGCCGGCGAGTTCATGCACCGCGACGCGCATTTCGACATCCGAGGCCGCTTCAACGTCCCGAGGAGCCCGCAGGGCCGCCCGGTGATCTTCCAGGCCGGTGACTCCGACGAGGGCCGCGAGTTCGCCGCCGCCGCCGCGGACGCGATCTTCTCGCGGCACAGCACCCTGGGCGCCGGGCAGGCGTTCTACGAGGACGTCAAGGGCCGGCTGGCCCGCTACGGCCGCCGCCGCGACGAGCTGCTGATCCTGCCCGCCGCGACGTTCGTGATCGGCGATACCGACGCCGAGGCCGACGAGATCGCCCAGCAGGTGCGGCTGGCGCAGGTGTCGCCGCAGACGGCGATCAAGTTCCTCGAGCAGCTCTGGAACCGCGACTTGTCCGACCACGACCCCGACGGGCCCCTGCCCAGCGTGGACCCGGTCGTGGGCGAGAACACCATCTCGCGCGGCCGCGCCAGCGTCCGCATGTTCCGCGACCCGATCGCGATCGCCAACGACTGGCGGGCCAAGGCCGAGGCCGAGAATCTGACGACCCGCGAGCTGATCGTCGAGGTCACGGGGCGGCAGTCCTTCGTCGGGTCGCCGCAGACCGTCGCGGCGACGATCAACGACTTCGTCCAGGCCGACGCCAGCGACGGCTTCATCCTGGTACCCCACATCACACCCGGCGGGCTGGACCCCTTCGTCGACCGGGTGGTGCCGCTACTGCAGGAGCGCGGGGTGTTCCGCGCGGACTACGCCGGCAGCACGCTGCGCGAACACCTCGGTCTGGCACCGCTGCCCACGCCGCGGCGGCCCGCCGCCTCGACCGAGGTGGCGTCGTAA
- a CDS encoding LLM class flavin-dependent oxidoreductase: MTTPLNVLDLVPISSGSNATQALRNSIDLARRTEALGYARYWFAEHHLNPGVAGTSPAVVLALIAGETSTIRLGSGAVQMGHRTALATVEEFGLLDALHPGRFDLGLGRSGGKPREPALVSSAPRQPVIDGRTSNGLLIPPKFDFTPLLKSPRFALHRALLQLPGAESQNYTEQIGDVLALIADTYRSDDGERAHVVPGGGADLQIWILGSSGGESAVVAGNRGLRFATNYHVAPATVLEAADGYRAAFRPSAELEKPYVAVSADVVVADNEATARELATGYGLWVRSIRTGEGAIPFPTPAEARAHTWTDADRALVADRVDTQFVGTPSQVADDLERLRDATEADELIVTTITHDHEDRVRSYQLLAEEWARR, from the coding sequence ATGACTACTCCGCTCAACGTGCTCGACCTCGTCCCGATCTCGTCGGGCTCGAACGCGACGCAGGCCCTGCGCAACAGCATCGATCTGGCTCGCCGCACCGAGGCCCTGGGATACGCGCGCTACTGGTTCGCCGAGCACCACCTGAACCCCGGCGTCGCCGGGACGTCGCCCGCGGTGGTGCTCGCGTTGATCGCGGGGGAGACCTCCACGATCCGGCTCGGCTCGGGTGCGGTGCAGATGGGGCATCGCACGGCGCTGGCCACCGTGGAGGAATTCGGGCTGCTGGACGCGCTGCACCCGGGCCGGTTCGACCTCGGCCTGGGGCGCTCGGGCGGCAAACCGCGTGAGCCGGCACTGGTATCGTCGGCGCCCCGGCAGCCGGTGATCGACGGACGTACCTCCAACGGGCTGCTCATCCCGCCGAAGTTCGACTTCACCCCCCTGCTGAAATCGCCGCGGTTCGCGTTGCACCGGGCGCTGCTGCAGCTGCCCGGCGCGGAGTCGCAAAACTACACCGAGCAAATCGGCGACGTCCTGGCGCTGATCGCCGACACCTACCGCTCCGACGACGGCGAGCGGGCGCACGTCGTGCCGGGCGGTGGCGCCGATCTGCAGATTTGGATCCTGGGCAGTAGCGGCGGGGAGAGCGCCGTCGTCGCCGGCAACCGGGGGTTGCGGTTCGCCACCAACTATCACGTCGCCCCGGCCACCGTGCTCGAGGCGGCCGACGGCTACCGGGCTGCGTTTCGGCCCTCGGCCGAGCTGGAGAAGCCCTACGTCGCGGTGTCCGCGGACGTCGTCGTCGCCGACAACGAGGCCACCGCGCGCGAGCTGGCCACCGGTTACGGGCTGTGGGTGCGCAGCATCCGCACCGGCGAGGGCGCCATCCCGTTCCCCACCCCGGCCGAGGCGCGCGCCCACACCTGGACCGACGCCGACCGCGCGCTGGTCGCCGACCGGGTCGACACCCAATTCGTCGGAACCCCATCGCAAGTTGCCGACGATTTGGAGCGGTTGCGGGACGCCACCGAGGCCGACGAACTGATCGTCACGACGATCACCCACGACCACGAGGACCGGGTGCGGTCTTATCAGCTGCTCGCCGAGGAGTGGGCGCGCCGCTGA
- a CDS encoding acyl-CoA dehydrogenase family protein: protein MTFSLELSEDVIEVRDWVHQFAAEVIRPAAAEWDEREETPWPVIQEAAKVGLYSPDFFAQQAAEPTGLGMLAAFEEMFWGDAGIALSIMGTGLAAAALAGNGTPEQLGRWLPEMFGTPGDPKLGAFCSSEPDAGSDVGAIRTRARYDEAAGEWVLNGTKTWATNGGIANVHIVVASVYPELGTRGQASFVIPPDTKGLAQGQKFKKHGIRASHTAEVVLDNVRLPEDGILGGREKFEARIARVKSGSSAGGQAAMKTFERTRPTVGAMAVGVARAAYEYALEYASQREQFGRKIGEFQAVAFKLADMRSRIDAARLLVWRAGWMARNNQAFDSAEGSMAKLVASETAVYVTDEAIQILGGNGYTRDYPVERMHRDAKIFTIFEGTSEIQRLVISRALTGLPIR, encoded by the coding sequence ATGACATTCTCATTAGAACTCAGCGAAGACGTGATCGAAGTCCGCGATTGGGTGCATCAATTCGCGGCCGAGGTCATCCGGCCGGCCGCGGCCGAATGGGACGAGCGCGAGGAAACTCCCTGGCCCGTGATCCAGGAGGCGGCGAAGGTCGGGCTGTACTCGCCCGACTTCTTCGCGCAGCAGGCCGCCGAGCCGACCGGGCTGGGCATGCTGGCCGCATTCGAGGAGATGTTCTGGGGCGACGCCGGTATCGCGCTGTCCATCATGGGGACGGGCCTGGCCGCGGCGGCGTTGGCGGGCAACGGAACTCCCGAACAGCTGGGTCGCTGGCTCCCCGAGATGTTCGGGACGCCCGGCGACCCCAAGCTCGGGGCGTTCTGCTCGTCGGAGCCCGATGCGGGCTCCGACGTGGGCGCAATCCGCACCCGCGCGCGCTACGACGAGGCCGCGGGCGAGTGGGTGCTCAACGGCACCAAGACCTGGGCCACCAACGGCGGGATCGCCAACGTGCACATCGTGGTGGCCTCGGTCTATCCCGAGCTCGGCACCCGCGGCCAGGCTTCCTTCGTCATCCCGCCGGACACCAAAGGCCTGGCTCAGGGCCAGAAATTCAAGAAGCACGGCATCCGTGCCTCGCACACCGCCGAGGTGGTCCTCGACAACGTCCGGCTGCCCGAGGACGGCATTCTCGGCGGCCGCGAAAAGTTCGAGGCACGCATCGCCCGGGTGAAGTCCGGTTCCTCCGCCGGCGGGCAGGCGGCGATGAAGACCTTCGAACGCACCCGGCCGACCGTCGGCGCCATGGCCGTCGGCGTGGCCCGGGCCGCGTATGAATACGCCCTCGAATACGCCTCGCAGCGTGAACAATTCGGCCGCAAGATCGGGGAATTCCAGGCGGTGGCGTTCAAGCTGGCCGACATGAGAAGCCGGATCGACGCCGCCCGCCTGTTGGTGTGGCGGGCCGGCTGGATGGCACGCAACAACCAGGCCTTCGATTCCGCCGAAGGCTCGATGGCCAAACTGGTGGCCAGCGAGACCGCGGTGTACGTCACCGACGAGGCCATCCAGATTCTCGGCGGCAACGGCTACACTCGCGACTACCCGGTGGAGCGAATGCACCGGGACGCAAAGATCTTCACCATCTTCGAGGGCACCAGCGAGATCCAGCGGCTGGTGATCTCTCGGGCGCTGACCGGCCTCCCGATTCGATGA
- a CDS encoding TetR/AcrR family transcriptional regulator: MVLSGRNRLLAEALKLFAAKGYAATSVADIQRASGLAPGSGALYKHFASKRELLEAAVAHRIDSIVTAREQFDADEPGSVEHAVRTAGQLIWSNLVESEEVLKVMLREPDEVGDLDEKTWQVITDNAYQRFADELVASNRSGRTSIPDPEAAAAVAIGSLSYAPTLQALTGRMPGNIDGERYFEAWVNQTVSVLAQYTNPKNP; the protein is encoded by the coding sequence ATGGTCCTCTCCGGACGGAATCGGCTGCTGGCCGAGGCACTGAAGCTGTTCGCCGCAAAGGGCTATGCGGCGACCTCGGTGGCGGACATCCAGCGGGCGTCCGGCCTGGCACCGGGCTCGGGTGCGCTCTACAAACACTTCGCCTCCAAGCGCGAGCTGCTGGAGGCGGCCGTGGCCCACCGGATCGACAGCATTGTGACTGCGCGCGAGCAGTTCGACGCCGACGAGCCGGGCAGCGTCGAGCACGCCGTGCGCACCGCGGGCCAACTGATCTGGAGCAACCTCGTCGAAAGCGAGGAGGTGCTCAAGGTGATGCTGCGTGAGCCAGACGAAGTCGGCGACCTCGACGAGAAGACGTGGCAGGTCATCACCGACAACGCCTATCAGCGATTTGCCGACGAGCTCGTCGCGTCCAACCGGTCCGGGCGCACCAGCATCCCGGACCCCGAGGCGGCCGCCGCCGTGGCGATCGGCTCGCTGTCCTACGCCCCGACGTTGCAGGCGTTAACTGGCCGTATGCCGGGCAACATCGACGGCGAGCGTTATTTCGAGGCGTGGGTCAACCAGACGGTCAGCGTCCTCGCCCAGTACACGAATCCCAAAAACCCCTGA
- a CDS encoding fructose bisphosphate aldolase, producing the protein MNEEQRNVMASGRGFIAALDQSGGSSPKALKLYGIDEDTYNGDDQMFDLIHQMRARLITSPSFTGAHVIATILFEQTMDRTVNGEDSAAFLWKQKHIVPFVKVDQGLADAENGVQLMKPMTKLDSLLERAVDKGIFGTKMRSFIQEPNAAGIRAIVDQQFEYADKIAVSGLIPIIEPEVSIKSPDKPAADSLLVSALTAKLDELPGNRQVMLKLTLPDEDNLYAPLIGHPRVLRVVALSGGYSLAESCTILARNKGLIASFSRALTEGLTVQQSDAEFDEKLGSNIEQIYQASIT; encoded by the coding sequence GTGAACGAAGAGCAGCGCAACGTTATGGCGTCGGGCCGCGGCTTCATCGCCGCACTGGACCAAAGCGGCGGCAGCTCGCCAAAAGCCTTGAAGCTCTATGGGATTGACGAGGACACCTACAACGGCGACGACCAGATGTTCGACCTCATCCACCAGATGCGCGCGCGGCTGATCACCAGCCCGAGCTTCACCGGCGCTCACGTGATCGCGACCATCCTGTTCGAGCAGACCATGGACCGGACTGTCAACGGCGAGGACTCCGCGGCTTTCCTGTGGAAGCAGAAGCACATCGTGCCGTTCGTGAAGGTTGACCAGGGGCTGGCCGACGCCGAAAACGGCGTGCAGCTGATGAAGCCGATGACGAAGCTCGACTCCCTGCTCGAGCGGGCCGTCGACAAAGGGATTTTCGGTACCAAGATGCGCTCGTTCATCCAGGAACCGAACGCCGCGGGCATCAGGGCGATCGTCGACCAGCAATTCGAGTACGCGGACAAGATCGCCGTGAGCGGGCTGATCCCGATCATCGAGCCCGAGGTCAGCATCAAGAGCCCCGACAAGCCCGCGGCGGACAGCCTGCTGGTGTCGGCGCTGACCGCCAAGCTCGACGAGCTCCCCGGCAACCGTCAGGTCATGTTGAAGCTGACCCTGCCCGACGAGGACAACCTGTATGCGCCGCTGATCGGCCACCCCCGGGTATTGCGGGTGGTTGCCCTGTCCGGCGGCTACAGCCTCGCGGAGAGTTGCACGATCCTCGCCCGCAACAAGGGGTTGATCGCCAGCTTCTCGCGGGCGCTCACTGAGGGGTTGACCGTTCAGCAAAGCGACGCGGAATTCGACGAGAAGCTCGGATCGAACATCGAGCAGATCTACCAGGCGTCGATCACCTAG
- the fdh gene encoding formate dehydrogenase, translated as MAPKLPSPKILLEWPVLRQLRSGDAFGRGTAVTSKHTRALAPRTTTADRVVQSVCPYCAVGCGQKVFVKDEQVVAIEGDPDSPISRGRLCPKGSASEQLVNSPGRQTKMLYRAPRATEWQSLDLDTAVDMVADRFVEARRHAWQDIDKKGHPLRRTMKIAALGGATLDNEENYVIKKLFTAAGAIQIENQARIUHSSTVPGLGTSFGRGGATQSLQDMANADCIVIQGSNMAECHPVGFQWVEEAKARGAKVIHVDPRFTRTSAVCDRHVAIRAGSDVVLLGALINHVISNDLWFREYVVAYTNAATLINENYRDAEDLGGLFSGFDPETGQYDPSTWAYAGQEADEADTEHGASASARAAGDVHGSGGPPLPHARVQRDETLQHPRSVFQILKRHYARYTPEMVKNVCGISLEDFDFLARTITENSGRERTTCFAYAVGWTQHTLGAQFIRTATILQLLLGNVGRPGSGIMALRGHATIQGSTDIPTLFNLLPGYLSMPKAGVHDTFQDYIEAVGPKNQKGFWANADTYIVSLLKAWWGDAARADNDWAYDYLPRLSGPHGTYQTVMSMLDDEVDGYFLLGQNPAVGSAHGRMQRMGMSHLKWLVVRDLNLIESATFWKDGPEIASGELKTEDIETEVFFFPAATHVEKAGSFTQTQRLVQWRHKAVEPPGDCQSELQFFVELGNRIRQRLAGSTDPRDRPLLDLTWDYPVDESGEPDATAVLAEISGCYLTGPDAGKPVPGYTELGADGSTACGCWIYSGVFADGVNQAARRAPGGGPAPNQSQWGWAWPADRRILYNRASADPDGKPWSERKRYIWWDETLGRWVGDDVPDFPVDRAPHVRPDPDVGGPDALAGDDPFIMQADGKAWLFAPKGMVDGPLPTHYEPQESPVANALYPQQQNPSRIMFPRKDNLWAPSAGDPGADVYPYVFTTYRLTEHHTAGGMSRWLPYLSELQPEMFCEVSPELAAERGLEPYGWATIVSPRAAIEARVLVTERMTPLVIGGHTVHQIGLPYHWGVGSDAVVSGDAANDLLGVTLDPNVQIQESKAGSCDIRPGRRPRGEALLRLIDEYQSRAGVTVETDNIRITEPREEG; from the coding sequence ATGGCCCCGAAGCTGCCCTCGCCGAAGATCCTCCTCGAATGGCCCGTACTCCGTCAGCTGCGTTCGGGCGATGCGTTCGGCCGCGGGACGGCGGTGACGTCCAAGCACACCCGCGCTCTTGCTCCGCGCACCACGACGGCCGATCGCGTCGTGCAGAGCGTGTGCCCGTATTGCGCGGTGGGGTGTGGCCAGAAAGTTTTCGTCAAGGACGAGCAGGTCGTGGCGATCGAGGGCGATCCGGACTCGCCGATTTCGCGGGGTCGGCTGTGCCCCAAGGGGTCGGCCAGCGAGCAGTTGGTCAATTCGCCGGGACGGCAGACCAAGATGCTCTACCGCGCCCCGCGGGCAACCGAATGGCAGTCGCTGGATCTGGACACCGCCGTCGACATGGTGGCCGACCGTTTCGTCGAGGCCCGTCGCCATGCTTGGCAGGACATCGACAAGAAGGGCCACCCGTTGCGGCGCACCATGAAGATCGCCGCGCTCGGCGGCGCCACACTGGACAACGAAGAGAACTACGTCATCAAGAAGCTCTTCACCGCCGCCGGCGCCATCCAGATCGAGAACCAAGCTCGTATTTGACACAGCTCCACGGTTCCCGGTCTGGGAACCTCCTTCGGGCGCGGTGGCGCCACCCAATCACTGCAAGACATGGCCAACGCCGACTGCATCGTTATCCAGGGCTCCAACATGGCCGAGTGCCATCCGGTGGGATTCCAGTGGGTCGAGGAGGCAAAAGCGCGCGGCGCGAAGGTGATTCACGTCGACCCCCGGTTTACCCGCACCTCGGCGGTGTGCGACAGGCACGTCGCGATCCGAGCCGGGTCCGACGTGGTGCTGTTGGGTGCGCTCATCAATCACGTCATCAGCAACGACCTTTGGTTCAGGGAGTATGTGGTCGCGTACACCAACGCGGCCACGCTGATCAACGAAAACTACCGTGATGCCGAGGATTTGGGCGGGCTGTTCTCCGGCTTCGACCCCGAGACGGGACAGTACGACCCGTCGACGTGGGCGTACGCAGGACAGGAAGCGGACGAGGCCGACACCGAACATGGGGCCAGTGCGTCCGCCCGCGCCGCCGGCGATGTGCACGGCAGCGGTGGCCCGCCGTTGCCGCACGCTCGGGTGCAGCGCGACGAGACGTTGCAGCATCCGCGCTCGGTGTTCCAGATCCTCAAGCGGCATTACGCCCGCTACACGCCGGAGATGGTGAAGAACGTCTGCGGCATCAGCCTCGAAGACTTCGACTTCCTCGCCCGCACGATCACCGAGAACTCTGGTCGCGAGCGCACCACCTGTTTCGCCTATGCCGTCGGCTGGACGCAGCACACGCTGGGGGCCCAATTCATCCGCACCGCAACGATTCTGCAGCTGCTGTTGGGTAACGTCGGGCGCCCGGGCAGCGGCATCATGGCGCTGCGCGGGCACGCCACCATCCAAGGCTCCACCGATATCCCGACGCTGTTCAACCTGCTGCCCGGTTACCTGTCCATGCCGAAAGCCGGTGTGCACGACACCTTTCAGGACTACATCGAAGCCGTCGGGCCGAAGAATCAGAAGGGTTTCTGGGCTAACGCGGACACCTACATCGTCAGCCTGCTCAAGGCGTGGTGGGGAGACGCCGCGCGCGCGGACAACGACTGGGCCTACGACTACCTGCCCCGGCTATCCGGCCCGCACGGCACCTATCAGACGGTGATGTCGATGCTCGACGACGAGGTCGACGGATACTTCCTGCTCGGCCAGAACCCGGCCGTCGGGTCGGCACACGGCCGAATGCAGCGCATGGGCATGTCGCACCTGAAGTGGCTGGTGGTGCGCGACCTCAACCTCATCGAGTCGGCCACCTTCTGGAAGGACGGCCCAGAGATCGCATCCGGCGAGCTGAAGACCGAGGACATCGAGACCGAGGTGTTCTTCTTCCCGGCGGCGACGCACGTCGAGAAGGCCGGCTCGTTCACCCAGACGCAACGACTGGTGCAGTGGCGGCACAAGGCCGTCGAGCCGCCCGGCGACTGCCAGAGCGAGCTGCAGTTCTTCGTCGAGCTGGGCAACCGGATCAGGCAGCGGCTGGCCGGGTCGACCGATCCGCGCGACCGGCCGCTACTCGATCTGACGTGGGACTATCCCGTCGACGAGAGCGGCGAGCCCGATGCCACGGCAGTCCTGGCCGAGATCAGTGGCTGCTACCTGACCGGGCCCGACGCCGGCAAACCCGTTCCCGGATATACCGAATTGGGTGCCGACGGGTCGACGGCATGCGGGTGCTGGATCTACTCGGGCGTGTTCGCCGACGGCGTCAACCAAGCCGCTCGCCGGGCGCCGGGCGGCGGCCCGGCGCCGAACCAGTCGCAATGGGGTTGGGCATGGCCGGCCGACCGGCGGATTCTGTACAACCGTGCCTCGGCCGACCCGGACGGAAAGCCGTGGAGCGAGCGCAAGCGCTACATCTGGTGGGACGAAACGTTGGGTCGATGGGTTGGTGATGACGTGCCCGACTTCCCCGTCGACCGTGCGCCCCACGTCCGCCCGGACCCCGACGTCGGCGGCCCCGACGCGTTGGCGGGCGACGACCCGTTCATCATGCAGGCCGACGGCAAGGCCTGGCTGTTCGCGCCCAAGGGCATGGTGGACGGACCGCTGCCCACCCACTACGAGCCGCAGGAGTCGCCGGTCGCCAACGCGCTGTATCCGCAGCAGCAGAATCCGTCGCGAATCATGTTCCCGCGCAAGGACAATCTCTGGGCACCGAGCGCGGGCGACCCCGGCGCGGACGTCTACCCGTATGTGTTCACCACCTACCGGCTCACCGAGCACCACACCGCCGGCGGGATGAGCCGTTGGCTGCCCTATCTGTCCGAGCTGCAGCCCGAGATGTTCTGCGAGGTGTCCCCGGAACTGGCCGCCGAACGCGGGCTCGAGCCCTACGGGTGGGCCACGATCGTCTCGCCGCGGGCCGCGATCGAGGCGCGGGTACTGGTCACCGAACGGATGACGCCGCTGGTGATCGGCGGCCACACCGTGCACCAGATCGGGCTGCCCTACCACTGGGGCGTCGGCAGTGACGCGGTGGTGAGCGGTGACGCGGCCAACGACCTGCTCGGTGTGACTCTCGACCCGAACGTGCAGATCCAGGAGTCCAAGGCCGGGTCCTGCGACATTCGCCCGGGCCGCCGGCCGCGGGGCGAGGCGCTGCTGCGGCTGATCGACGAGTACCAGTCCCGCGCGGGGGTAACCGTGGAGACGGACAATATCCGGATCACCGAGCCTCGCGAGGAGGGCTGA
- a CDS encoding 4Fe-4S dicluster domain-containing protein codes for MGQLSGPTDPAAAAGWAAAKPRKGFFTDTSICIGCKACEVACKEWNRNPRDGDLELLGSSYDNTGALGASTWRHVAFIEQGRDRIEEARESGRALVGLGMPAIPGSADAQAAAKPPDTPEFRWLMSSDVCKHCTHAGCLDVCPTGALFRTEFGTVVVQHDVCNGCGTCVAGCPFGVVERRSDGTYATPVERPGRPKEDFVTGVAQKCTLCYDRLVEDQTPACAQTCPTTSIKFGDHDDLVAAARQRVAQLHDEGRTEARLYGANEKDGVGGTGSVFLLLDEPEVYGLPPDPRVCTADLPTMFKRATMAAAGMVGAAVWAFWRSR; via the coding sequence ATGGGGCAGCTGAGCGGTCCGACCGACCCCGCCGCGGCCGCCGGCTGGGCTGCTGCCAAGCCGCGCAAGGGGTTTTTCACCGACACCTCGATCTGCATCGGTTGCAAGGCCTGCGAAGTCGCGTGCAAGGAATGGAATCGCAACCCCCGCGACGGCGACCTCGAACTGCTGGGCTCTTCGTACGACAACACCGGGGCACTGGGGGCGAGCACCTGGCGGCACGTGGCCTTCATCGAGCAGGGACGGGACCGCATCGAGGAGGCCCGCGAATCCGGCCGCGCGCTCGTCGGTTTGGGGATGCCCGCGATCCCCGGATCCGCCGACGCTCAGGCGGCTGCGAAGCCGCCGGACACCCCGGAGTTCCGCTGGCTGATGTCCTCGGACGTGTGCAAGCACTGCACGCACGCCGGCTGTCTCGACGTCTGCCCGACGGGCGCATTGTTCCGCACCGAGTTCGGCACCGTCGTGGTGCAGCACGACGTGTGCAACGGCTGTGGGACCTGCGTGGCGGGCTGTCCGTTCGGCGTGGTGGAGCGGCGCAGCGACGGCACCTACGCGACTCCGGTGGAGCGACCCGGCCGCCCGAAAGAGGATTTCGTCACGGGAGTGGCCCAGAAGTGCACGCTGTGCTACGACCGCCTCGTCGAGGACCAGACACCAGCCTGCGCCCAGACCTGCCCGACCACGTCGATCAAATTCGGCGATCACGACGACCTGGTAGCTGCTGCGCGGCAACGCGTCGCGCAGCTGCATGACGAAGGCCGCACGGAGGCAAGGCTTTACGGCGCCAACGAAAAAGACGGCGTCGGCGGCACGGGATCGGTGTTCTTGTTGCTCGACGAGCCAGAGGTCTACGGCCTGCCGCCCGACCCGCGGGTGTGTACGGCCGACCTGCCGACGATGTTCAAGCGGGCGACCATGGCCGCGGCCGGCATGGTCGGCGCGGCCGTGTGGGCGTTCTGGAGAAGTCGGTGA
- the nrfD gene encoding NrfD/PsrC family molybdoenzyme membrane anchor subunit, producing the protein MSTSEFDSLRPPEPAGGKRRRRGKGRRRDESLMVPEAEFTSYYGRPVVKPAPWGHEVGAYLFLGGVAGGSGLLAAGAQLSGRKMLRRNTRLSALIAVSLGAVALVKDLGRPERFVNMLRTVKLTSPMSIGSWILSLFSAGIGVAAVSEIDRMTGERIPLGPLRPVLRAVEGPAGLEAGVFAAPLAVYTAVLLTDTATPTWNAAYRDLPFVFVSSATLAASGLAMITTPVAEAGPARKLAVIGAVCDLISARFTESRMDPLTREPLHHGTPGRLLQCSELLAAAGGLGAFFGGGRRDVAALSGLTLLTASAMLRFGFFEAGKESARDPRYTIEPQKRRLAARRAAGTTDDSITTAG; encoded by the coding sequence GTGAGTACCTCCGAATTCGACAGCCTCCGGCCGCCGGAGCCCGCGGGGGGCAAGCGCCGTCGTCGAGGTAAGGGCCGCCGCCGCGACGAGTCGTTGATGGTGCCCGAGGCCGAGTTCACCTCGTATTACGGGAGGCCGGTGGTCAAGCCCGCGCCATGGGGACACGAGGTGGGGGCCTACCTCTTCCTGGGTGGCGTCGCCGGCGGCTCGGGCCTACTGGCGGCCGGTGCCCAGCTCAGCGGGCGAAAGATGTTGCGCCGCAACACCAGATTATCCGCCCTGATCGCGGTGTCGCTGGGCGCCGTCGCGCTGGTGAAGGACCTGGGTCGGCCCGAGCGCTTCGTCAACATGCTGCGGACGGTGAAGCTGACCTCGCCGATGAGCATCGGCTCCTGGATTCTCAGCCTGTTCAGCGCCGGCATCGGTGTCGCCGCGGTCTCCGAGATCGACCGGATGACCGGGGAGCGAATCCCGTTGGGCCCGTTGCGGCCCGTGCTACGCGCGGTCGAGGGGCCGGCCGGATTGGAAGCCGGCGTCTTCGCGGCGCCGCTTGCCGTCTATACCGCCGTGTTGCTCACGGACACCGCGACACCGACGTGGAACGCCGCGTACCGAGACCTGCCGTTCGTGTTCGTCAGCTCGGCGACCCTGGCGGCATCGGGCTTGGCGATGATCACCACCCCGGTCGCCGAGGCCGGGCCCGCCCGCAAGCTGGCGGTCATCGGTGCGGTCTGCGATCTGATCTCCGCCCGGTTCACCGAGTCCCGGATGGACCCGCTGACCAGGGAGCCGCTACACCACGGCACGCCGGGCCGATTGCTGCAGTGCAGCGAATTGCTCGCCGCCGCAGGTGGTTTGGGGGCGTTCTTCGGCGGGGGCCGCCGCGACGTCGCGGCCCTGTCGGGACTGACGCTGCTGACGGCGTCGGCAATGCTGCGGTTCGGTTTCTTCGAAGCCGGCAAGGAATCGGCGCGCGACCCCCGCTACACGATCGAGCCGCAAAAGCGCCGGCTGGCCGCCCGCCGCGCGGCGGGCACCACCGACGACTCGATCACCACCGCGGGTTGA